A genomic segment from Leptolyngbya boryana PCC 6306 encodes:
- a CDS encoding DEAD/DEAH box helicase family protein, whose translation MPRKPALSYDRGTLILHPPPKGKAWIEFAVWDDRIEKFRVPANQYRELMLALRSEGIEIDDRAKGFNQIDLVPAVEMEPYPHQQEALDAWQTSGRLGVVVLPTAAGKTYLAQLAMQATQRSTLIMVPTLDLMHQWYANLCAAFPDTEIGLLGGGSRDRTPILVATYDSAAIHAETLGNQYALLVFDECHHLPSDFNRVIAEYAIAPYRLGLTATPERTDGKHEDLKTLIGQEVYRRTPEELSGSALAKHEAIQIRVTLSQQERERYDQLIQIRNAFLKQSNLYLSSAQGWQRFVQASARSKAGRRAMLAHREAKAIAFGTEGKLRVLADLLARHYPERTLIFTDDNATVYRISQDLLIPAITHQTPVKERHEILTKFKQGEYRSLVASRVLNEGVDVPDASIAIVLSGTGSAREYIQRMGRILRKSKDPGKLAILYEVVAEDTNEEGVSRRRNPNQKKKPRSASRQLELVSYTTPPNVVPRAAEGESSYDDW comes from the coding sequence ATGCCACGCAAGCCTGCTCTATCTTACGATCGTGGAACGCTGATTCTTCATCCACCGCCTAAGGGCAAAGCGTGGATCGAATTTGCCGTGTGGGACGATCGCATTGAGAAGTTTCGGGTGCCTGCAAATCAATATCGAGAATTGATGTTAGCACTGCGCTCAGAAGGCATTGAAATCGACGATCGCGCAAAAGGATTTAATCAGATCGATCTCGTTCCTGCTGTGGAAATGGAGCCTTATCCTCATCAGCAAGAAGCTTTAGACGCTTGGCAAACTTCAGGACGATTAGGTGTCGTGGTCTTACCGACCGCAGCCGGGAAAACGTATCTGGCACAGTTGGCAATGCAAGCGACCCAGCGCAGTACGTTGATCATGGTTCCAACCTTGGATCTGATGCATCAATGGTATGCGAACTTATGTGCTGCATTTCCTGATACAGAGATTGGATTGTTGGGCGGAGGATCGCGCGATCGCACTCCGATTCTGGTTGCAACGTATGACAGTGCCGCGATTCATGCAGAAACATTAGGCAATCAATATGCGCTGCTAGTCTTTGATGAATGTCATCATTTGCCCAGCGACTTTAATCGAGTGATTGCAGAATATGCGATCGCGCCTTATCGCTTAGGGTTGACGGCAACGCCAGAGCGCACCGATGGCAAACATGAAGATCTCAAGACGTTAATCGGACAAGAAGTTTATCGGAGAACGCCAGAAGAATTATCCGGTTCAGCCCTTGCGAAACACGAAGCAATTCAGATTAGAGTCACACTTTCTCAACAGGAGCGAGAACGCTACGATCAACTGATTCAAATTCGCAATGCCTTTCTCAAACAATCGAATCTCTATCTAAGTAGCGCTCAAGGTTGGCAGCGATTTGTGCAAGCAAGCGCGAGATCCAAAGCCGGACGCAGAGCGATGTTAGCGCATCGAGAAGCAAAAGCGATCGCATTTGGAACCGAGGGAAAACTGAGAGTTCTTGCTGATTTACTCGCGCGTCATTATCCTGAACGCACGCTCATTTTCACAGATGATAACGCTACGGTTTATCGAATTTCTCAGGATCTATTGATCCCCGCCATTACCCATCAAACGCCTGTGAAAGAACGGCATGAGATTCTGACCAAATTTAAGCAAGGAGAGTATCGATCGCTCGTTGCTTCTCGTGTGTTAAATGAAGGGGTAGATGTTCCCGATGCAAGTATTGCGATCGTGCTTTCGGGCACGGGTTCTGCACGCGAGTACATTCAACGGATGGGACGAATTCTGCGCAAAAGCAAAGATCCAGGAAAATTAGCCATTCTGTATGAAGTCGTGGCAGAAGATACTAACGAAGAAGGCGTTTCCCGACGACGGAATCCGAATCAGAAGAAAAAACCGCGATCGGCTTCACGCCAGTTAGAACTGGTCTCTTATACAACTCCTCCAAATGTGGTGCCACGCGCTGCAGAAGGTGAGTCCAGCTATGACGATTGGTAA
- a CDS encoding Crp/Fnr family transcriptional regulator produces MLNSFERLLLVRGVPIFKELRDDFLVRLASIMEERSYGVRDTILIEGQEGRSMYVISKGVVRVHSGSRDLTFYKRGDFFGEMSLFDSEPRSASVTAIEPCECLVLTQQQLYEAVDETPGIALNLVKILTGRVREMNKKIKVQEQEIRLLKGEPITQIQ; encoded by the coding sequence ATGTTGAACAGTTTTGAACGCTTATTGCTTGTTCGAGGAGTCCCTATTTTTAAGGAATTGCGGGACGATTTCCTGGTGCGGCTGGCATCGATTATGGAAGAGCGATCGTATGGGGTGCGCGATACGATTTTGATTGAGGGTCAAGAAGGACGCTCCATGTATGTCATTTCTAAAGGGGTCGTTCGGGTGCATAGTGGCAGCCGAGATTTGACGTTCTATAAACGTGGAGATTTTTTTGGAGAGATGTCGCTGTTCGATTCGGAACCGCGATCGGCATCCGTGACGGCGATCGAGCCTTGTGAGTGTTTGGTCTTGACGCAGCAGCAGCTATATGAAGCAGTCGATGAAACGCCTGGGATTGCCTTAAATTTGGTCAAGATTCTCACAGGTCGGGTGCGAGAGATGAATAAGAAGATTAAGGTGCAGGAACAGGAAATTCGGTTGCTCAAAGGTGAGCCGATTACACAGATTCAGTAA